A window of the Schlesneria paludicola DSM 18645 genome harbors these coding sequences:
- a CDS encoding M24 family metallopeptidase, with product MTTDRLATRRHKLVQSLRKAGLSALLVTNPKNVTYLTGFTGEDSYLIIGTDVLCIFSDSRFETQLKSECPNIPAEIRTSRTTMIEFLVREFPKFGLSHLGIEASSMTVAVHDTLAEKLAKIELVPLTGQVEDLRQIKDADEIEELRLAVKQAESGYGLMKSLLIPEMTERQAAHELEHGMRRFGALRAAFEPIIAVGDRSALPHYRAGLRRFDESPFTLCDWGAVSPKGYHSDLTRVWATGKVPPKLHRIYEVVLNAQQAAIAAIRPGMKCQDVDGVARKVIDQAGYSKYFGHGLGHGIGLDIHEGPRLSPISTDELKSGMVVTVEPGIYLPGFGGVRIEDDVLVTRDGYEVLTSVPRELGGVNS from the coding sequence ATGACGACAGACCGGCTTGCGACGCGTCGGCATAAGCTCGTTCAATCACTGCGTAAGGCGGGTCTTTCCGCGTTACTGGTAACGAACCCCAAAAACGTGACATACCTCACCGGGTTTACGGGCGAGGACTCGTATCTGATTATCGGGACAGACGTTCTTTGCATTTTCAGTGACAGCCGATTTGAGACACAGCTCAAGAGTGAATGCCCGAACATTCCGGCCGAAATTCGGACGTCGCGAACGACGATGATTGAGTTCTTGGTGCGCGAATTTCCGAAATTTGGTCTGTCCCACCTGGGGATCGAAGCATCCTCAATGACCGTCGCAGTCCATGACACGCTTGCGGAAAAGTTGGCTAAAATTGAGCTTGTGCCACTGACGGGACAAGTCGAGGATTTACGACAGATTAAGGATGCCGACGAGATCGAGGAATTACGTCTGGCGGTCAAGCAGGCGGAGTCAGGCTACGGATTGATGAAGTCGTTGTTGATTCCTGAAATGACCGAGCGCCAGGCGGCACACGAGCTGGAGCATGGAATGCGTCGTTTTGGCGCACTTCGAGCCGCGTTCGAACCGATTATCGCCGTTGGAGATCGATCTGCGCTCCCTCATTACCGAGCGGGTCTCAGACGATTTGACGAATCGCCATTCACCCTTTGTGACTGGGGCGCCGTCAGCCCCAAGGGGTACCACAGTGACTTGACGCGAGTTTGGGCCACCGGTAAAGTCCCGCCCAAACTCCACAGGATATATGAAGTTGTGTTGAATGCACAACAAGCTGCGATTGCAGCGATTCGCCCTGGAATGAAATGTCAAGACGTCGATGGAGTCGCTCGTAAGGTGATCGATCAGGCGGGTTACTCCAAGTACTTTGGTCACGGTCTGGGTCATGGAATTGGCCTGGACATTCATGAGGGACCGCGACTGAGTCCCATTTCCACCGACGAGCTGAAGTCCGGCATGGTAGTCACGGTTGAACCAGGTATCTATCTTCCAGGCTTCGGAGGCGTCCGAATTGAAGATGATGTGCTCGTCACGCGAGACGGCTATGAAGTGCTGACTTCCGTACCACGTGAATTGGGAGGCGTGAACTCGTGA
- the accB gene encoding acetyl-CoA carboxylase biotin carboxyl carrier protein, whose amino-acid sequence MAEPTSTGDAPFDLNKLQQLVEMMEKHGLSEVHLRRGDEQWRLRRGAKETLQFVPQQPAYFAPQAAPATPPTVAATAPAPAPAASAAPAAPADAGGLLIKSPTIGTFYATPTPTDPPFVSVGSVVTPETVVCTIEQMKVFNQIQAGVSGTITAVLVKSGDAVEFDTPLFRYKS is encoded by the coding sequence ATGGCTGAACCGACCTCAACGGGAGATGCTCCGTTCGACCTCAACAAACTTCAACAGCTCGTCGAAATGATGGAAAAGCACGGGTTGAGCGAAGTGCATTTGCGGCGCGGAGACGAACAGTGGCGATTGCGACGAGGTGCAAAGGAAACATTGCAGTTCGTCCCACAACAACCCGCATACTTTGCACCTCAGGCGGCCCCCGCGACACCTCCGACTGTCGCAGCCACGGCCCCCGCGCCTGCCCCAGCCGCCTCCGCTGCCCCGGCTGCCCCGGCTGACGCGGGTGGGTTGCTGATCAAGAGCCCAACGATCGGAACATTTTACGCGACGCCGACGCCGACAGATCCACCGTTTGTGTCCGTAGGGTCGGTGGTCACGCCTGAAACTGTCGTCTGTACAATTGAACAGATGAAAGTCTTCAATCAGATTCAGGCCGGAGTCTCTGGTACGATTACCGCAGTGCTTGTGAAGAGCGGCGATGCGGTCGAGTTCGATACACCACTGTTCCGCTATAAGAGTTGA
- the accC gene encoding acetyl-CoA carboxylase biotin carboxylase subunit, producing the protein MFQRILVANRGEIALRVFRACREMGIETVAVCSAADRGADYLNAANESICIGPAAANQSYLVIKNIIAAAEIGNVQAIHPGYGFLSENEHFAEVCRECKIEFIGPSVDAMAKLGDKVTAKEIAKSAKVNLVPGSDGLITDEAEAVAIAEKIGYPVLIKATAGGGGKGMRVARNDISLKAGLKAAAMEAEKAFNNAGVYLEKYIENPRHVEVQIIADLHGEVVHLWERDCSSQRRHQKLIEESPAPNLPQSVREDICKAAVRLIQTASYTNAGTVEFIVDKNNQFYFIEVNARIQVEHPVTEMVTGIDLIQQQIKVASGEPLPWKQRNIPCNGAAIEVRINAEDPNNDFRPSPGKITKLRVPGGHGVRWDSHIHEGYVVGPYYDSMIGKLIVHKPTRPEAIACLKRCLDEFVIEGIKTTIPLLKRILNHTAFVEGKMDTTFIEQQLLVK; encoded by the coding sequence ATGTTCCAGCGAATCCTGGTTGCGAATCGGGGTGAGATTGCCCTGCGTGTTTTCCGTGCCTGTCGTGAGATGGGCATCGAAACTGTCGCCGTGTGCAGTGCCGCCGACCGAGGTGCCGATTATTTGAATGCCGCCAATGAGTCGATCTGCATCGGCCCGGCGGCAGCAAATCAAAGCTACCTCGTTATCAAAAACATCATCGCCGCGGCCGAAATCGGCAACGTGCAGGCTATCCATCCCGGATATGGATTTCTTTCCGAGAACGAACACTTCGCCGAAGTCTGTCGAGAATGCAAGATCGAGTTCATCGGGCCATCGGTCGACGCCATGGCCAAGCTCGGTGATAAGGTCACAGCCAAAGAGATCGCCAAAAGCGCCAAGGTCAATCTGGTGCCCGGCAGCGACGGCCTGATCACAGACGAGGCCGAGGCGGTCGCGATTGCCGAAAAGATCGGTTACCCCGTGCTGATCAAAGCCACAGCGGGGGGCGGCGGCAAGGGGATGCGTGTCGCGCGAAACGACATCTCGCTGAAAGCGGGGCTCAAAGCAGCCGCGATGGAAGCCGAAAAAGCGTTCAATAACGCGGGCGTCTATCTCGAGAAGTACATCGAGAATCCACGACACGTCGAAGTGCAAATCATTGCCGACTTGCATGGCGAGGTTGTCCACCTGTGGGAACGCGATTGTTCGTCGCAGCGTCGCCACCAGAAATTGATCGAAGAATCGCCGGCACCGAATCTGCCTCAATCCGTGCGGGAAGATATCTGCAAGGCCGCAGTTCGCCTGATTCAAACGGCCAGCTATACCAACGCCGGCACTGTCGAGTTCATCGTCGACAAGAACAATCAGTTCTATTTCATCGAAGTGAACGCTCGAATCCAGGTCGAGCATCCCGTGACGGAAATGGTCACAGGCATCGATTTGATTCAGCAGCAGATCAAGGTGGCGTCAGGGGAACCGCTTCCCTGGAAGCAACGAAATATTCCCTGTAACGGTGCGGCCATCGAAGTCCGCATCAATGCGGAAGACCCAAACAACGATTTCCGTCCATCCCCGGGCAAGATCACGAAGCTTCGCGTTCCGGGTGGCCACGGCGTTCGTTGGGACTCGCATATTCACGAGGGATATGTCGTCGGACCGTACTATGATTCGATGATCGGCAAGTTGATCGTTCACAAACCCACTCGTCCAGAAGCCATCGCGTGCCTTAAGCGCTGTCTGGATGAATTTGTGATCGAAGGAATCAAGACAACCATTCCATTGCTGAAGCGAATTTTGAACCATACCGCCTTCGTCGAAGGCAAGATGGACACCACGTTCATCGAACAACAGTTGCTCGTCAAATAG